In Phaseolus vulgaris cultivar G19833 chromosome 3, P. vulgaris v2.0, whole genome shotgun sequence, the sequence GGCACTTGGCGCATTTCTTCACGTATTCAGCACAGTCGCCCTGtacggtcggccagtagtagccgGCTCTCAAGACCTTGGCGGCCATAGTTCTCGCCCCGGCATGATTTCCGCAGACTCCTTCATGGATCTCGGCCAGGATATACTTGGCCCTTTTGCTGGTTATGCATTTTAACAGGGGGGTTGAGTAGCCTCTCCGATACAAATCTTCGTTGATCATGGTGTACCGGGCGCATTGTTGCTTCATCGCCTTCTCTTGGTCGGCCGTGCACGTGCCGTCTGTCAGGTATTGGATGACAGGTGTCATCCAACTGTCGGTCTCAGCCTCTTCTTCTACAGCTAGACACTCGGCCTTGGCCTCCGTCACAGTTGGGTGTCTCAGCCATATTTGTATGACCGACCTCTGATGGCTCTTCTTTTTGGTGACCGAGAGCTTGGACAGGATGTCGGCCCTCTTGTTGTCCTCCCTCGGTATGTGTTGCAAGGGTGCTTTGCTGAAGCGGGCGATACTGTTTTTGGCCGCATGGTAGTATCGCTGCAGCAAAGGTTCTTTAACCTCGAAATCTCCATTAACTTGGCCGACCATcacctgggagtcgcttttgcatGTAACCTCGCGCGCTCCCATGTCGTAGGCTAGGTTCAGCCCGGCCAGCAAGGCCTCGTACTCGGCCTGGTTGTTGGTCGCCCGGAATCCGAACTGGAGGGCTTGTTCCAAGAGGAGATCGCCCGGCCCCTCCAGGACGACTCTCGCTCCACACGCTGTTTTATTTGAGGAGTCGTCCACGTAGAGAGTCCAACCGGCCGAGAGGGTGGGCAGTGGTGTCAGCTCGGCCGAGAAGTCGGCCAAGCATTGAGACTTGATGGCGCCCCTCGGCTCATAACGTATGTCGAACTCGGAGAGTTCGACCGACCATCCTATCATTCTCCCTGCAAGGTccggtttagataaaattttaaaaatagggtaGTCGGTTCTTACAGTTATGGAGTGATTTTGGAAGTAGGGGCGCATTCGTCTTGCCGTGAGGACGAGTGCGAGGGCCACCTTCTCAATCATCTGATATCGGGTCTCGGCCGAGTGGAGGGTTCGGCTGACAAAGTATATGGGTCGCTCCTCGCCCTCGGCTTCCTGCACTAGGGCAGCGCTGACTGCTTCTTCCGAGACTGCTAGATATACCAGGATTGGGATGTCGGGTCTCGGCTTCTGGATGACGGCCGGAGACGCGAGGAACTCTTTGAATTTTTTGAAGATTTCCTCGCATTGGTCGTCCCAGACGAATTTTTTACCTTTTCGGAGCAACTGAACGATCGGCCTCGTCCTCTCGGCCAAGCGGGGGACAAACCGAGAGAGGGCGGTCAGCCGTCCTAGgagttgttgcacctccttcacggtgttCGGGCTTCTCATGCTGAGTATGGCCtgacatttgtcggggttggcctctatccctcggtgggtgagcatgaagcctaggAACTTTCCTCCCTCCACCCCGAAGGTACATTTTTCGGGGTTGAGTTTCATGTTGACTCCCCTAAGGGCCTTGAAGACCTCGTCCAGATCCTTCAGATGTTGCTCGAACGAGTCGGACTTCACGactatgtcgtccacatagACTTCTACCGCCCGGCCTATCAGACCCTTGAAAATTTTGTCCATGAGGCGCTCGCCCCGGCGTTCTTGAGGCCGAACGGCATGACCTCGTAGTAGTAGTTGGCATCGGCCGTCATGAAGGCCGTCTTCTCCTTGTCCCGcgggtgcatgcttatctggttatagccagagtaagcatccaggaagctcataaTTTTGTGGTCGGCCGCCCCATCCACCAGGCGGTCAATGTTCGGGAGGGGGTAGGTGTCCTTCGGGCATGCGCTGTTGATGTTTCtgtagtcgacgcacatcctccagttACCGTTAGGCTTGGTAACcatgacgacgttggccagccatgtCGTGTATCGGGCCTCCCTTATGAATCCGGCCGACAGGAGCTTTCCGGCCTCCTCCTTCGCCGCGAGTCGTTTTTCGTCGCCCAAGTCCCTCTTCTTTTGGGAGATCGGGCGGGCTTCCTTGAATATGGACAGCCGATGGGTGATGACATCCGGGCTGACTCCCGGCATGTCGGCCGGCGTCCATGCGAACATGTCGACATTCTTTTTTAGCGCGGCGTGCATGACCTCGGCCTCGGCCGCCGCCAAGGTTGTCCCTACAGCTGTGCTGTGCTCTTCGTCGAGGAGGGGGACCCTCCTCAGCTCCTCTCTTGCCTCTAGCCTGTCCTCGGTTGCCCGGGGATTGAGGTCTACTAGTGCCACGGTTGGCTGGGCCTCTCTTAGCCGGTCCTTCCTGGGGGAGCGGTCCTTTCGGGAGGACTTTCTCGCCCGAAGGGGAGAGGTGTCTGCCCTTAGAGGCTCCACCCGGAGGCTCTCGGCGTAGCACTCTcgtgcttctttctggtccACGTGGACTGTGAGAATGTCTCCTGTCTTTGAAGGGAATTTCATTGCGAGGTGGGGGGTTGATACTATGGCCATCAGCCGGTTGATGGATGGTCGgccgaggaggatgttgtaggaggtgttggcGTCGATGACCAGGTACCGGATTTTGATGGTCCTGGTGTTCTTCCCCTCTCCGAAGGTGGTGTACAAGTCGATATATCCCTTGGTACCCACTCTCTCGCCCGAGAATCCTACCACGTGGTCGTCGTATGGCATCATCTCGGCCTCGGTCATTCTCATGGCCTTGAAAGTTTTCCAGTAGAGGATATctaccgaacttccttggtccacgagGGTCTTCCTTATGGTGAATCGATCTATGTCGACCGCTATCACCATCGGGTCGTCTTGCTGGCGGTAGTCCACGCCTTTAAAGTCTTCGTCCGTGAACGTGATGGGTGGCATCCTTGGTCGGAACGCCACGGCGTTTACCTGGTGTACCGCCCGGAGGTGCTTCTTCCAGGCGTTGTTTGTGCTTCCTCCCCCGGCGAAACCGCTGGCTATGGTGTTGATAACCTCTCGGTTACCTCTCCTATCGCCCTCCCTTGGGGGATCGTCCCTTCGAGAGGGGTCGGCCCTTGCGGGTTGCCGGTCGCCTCTGTTATTTTGGTTTTCTAGGCCG encodes:
- the LOC137839346 gene encoding uncharacterized protein, translated to MVSTRSMERMTEADQTMLLLSLQREMAEMRIKAEEAAQKNEQELQVLRRENEDMRKKLGEGGPSVIPTNVVGKSYTSPPNPDVAEGTRGQPPPRETEMGDESCLIRSTRTTLTADPNRRHPFTNNIIEVPLPEKWKDFNRDRYDGSTDPDEHMDAYTTHMSLYTSDDAVLCRVFPTSLKGAALSWFTKLSPNSIDSFATLVAKFETQFATSRPHHLTSIALVGIRQEKGELLRAFVDRFSKVAMSIRNLSPDVAMHHMLTALRPGPFADNLCMQPADSLDELRKRAAKYMQLEELREFRNQARAEAGGERKEEKDRQARPIQRTDRRRENRDRPIRFSRYTSLTAERGRILDEALNAELIPPPRKVASPNNADRRKQCRYHQNTGHSTDKCQALKDKIEELIQAGHLRRFVRNGRDQPGRADPPRRTRSPQRGLENQNNRGDRQPARADPSRRDDPPREGDRRGNREVINTIASGFAGGGSTNNAWKKHLRAVHQVNAVAFRPRMPPITFTDEDFKGVDYRQQDDPMVIAVDIDRFTIRKTLVDQGSSVDILYWKTFKAMRMTEAEMMPYDDHVVGFSGERVGTKGYIDLYTTFGEGKNTRTIKIRYLVIDANTSYNILLGRPSINRLMAIVSTPHLAMKFPSKTGDILTVHVDQKEARECYAESLRVEPLRADTSPLRARKSSRKDRSPRKDRLREAQPTVALVDLNPRATEDRLEAREELRRVPLLDEEHSTAVGTTLAAAEAEVMHAALKKNVDMFAWTPADMPGVSPDVITHRLSIFKEARPISQKKRDLGDEKRLAAKEEAGKLLSAGFIREARYTTWLANVVMVTKPNGNWRMCVDYRNINSACPKDTYPLPNIDRLVDGAADHKIMSFLDAYSGYNQISMHPRDKEKTAFMTADANYYYEVMPFGLKNAGASASWTKFSRV